ATAAACCAAGTCGCTTaaattttagttatattttttattatttattttcagtgAAAATGGATATATATTTTAGTATTGATCTGTACCATACTTAGAATCCATGATGGAAATTTTGAGTTTtctaatatttaaatttgttatTGCTGTTATTATCTACTCGTGAGTTTGATATGAATATATAGTTCGACCTAAAAAGTATTAGAACTATATAAAAATTCTTGACTTTTAGGTCTCTCGTTCCGTCAACTTGCTCACCTTGAATTGgccaatttttattaaatggatAAAGTATTCACCACTTGGGCAAATTAAAAGAGGCATATGTAGGAtgagatttttaattattttatatcatgtactattatttttatttatttatttatttattattattattattattattattattagtactccGCATTTTCGTTGTATTGCTCGTTGCAACAAAAAAATCATGCAAGAAAATTTATGTTGTCTTTCCCATCTTTTATTTATGATGAAATTAACTCATATTTTAACTTATTAGACAACATTGCAATTATATATTTGTGCTAAAAATAGGATTTGTGTTATACTCATTGAAGTAAAAACTTAATTCCTTCATATATTGTGTCAATATACATAGTATAATTAAACTCCTGATTAAATTTGTGATGAATCGTGAAAAtgatcaaattaaaataaattgttttcTATCATATATATTGTTGATAATTCAGAATCTTAACTTATTGATATTCCTGAATAAATTGTTTTATATACTGTACGTATTATTTTCTGTATCGATTTTGTATCTGGAAAAAGAGTAAATTACAGTCCTTTTGCTGTCACTTTTAcgacataaaattaatttggcaTTGCAAGTGGAagatttattgttttttttttaattttaaaattttgaaggaATGCAAGTTGCAGATTTAAAATTCATACAAGGGGGTTACGCCCATAGATGACTGACAGTTGAATTTTGCATGGATGGTAtagattttatataaataattataaataatcactTTGTTCAATAATTCAAAGATACATTGTATTTGTATTTAGTGAGTGCCTCTCACGTGCCTTGCAAGTGGCCTAAACCACCATCATCAACCCAACGTTTTCTTACAAAACACCCAACATGTATATACAGTATAGGAGTACGTATATAATAGTATCATAATTAGTTGTATTTGtccatattatattatatactactaaaatgataaatatagcTGAGTAAATAGTTATGAAAATTTGTAAGTACTATTGATTTATTGATATATAGTAATATTAAAAAAGGCACTCTTAATTTGTTGTGATTGGTTTgctttttaatttgttgtagAGTTGTTTGGCATAATTTATGTTTCAAGTGTACATTAAAAGAATGTTAGATTAGGGTTTTTATAATTTGATCACCTAATTAGGCTAATCTAATTGCAATTATTAATTCTTATGACCTTTTCGCTTAAATTGAGCGCAAATTCAAGTTTTGTGATACGTGAAACCCTAAATGTATATAATGGTAATAGATTTGTTTTTTAATCGATTGAATATAATCCTTAGTccgtcattaaatatttttcattttatttttactatttttagtgaATGAAACTTATaatccactaattcattccactctcattttatttgtaaataaatactactctctccgttccagtTTAAGAGTCCTGTTTTGCCATTTCCGTTCGTCTCAGTTTAAAAGTCCCATTTAAAATTgaccatatttggacataaaatttaacctcattgttgatgaaatttacGCTCAAATGCtattactttcataaaaataaaacaaaacaaaatcctaaacatacaaaaagtcaaaagggtcTCACTTTCTACTGCcccacttcaattattacacactccaacaaccactacttaacttcatttattacacactccattaatttcttaaaacccgtgtcataactaaatcttactcttaaactgggacggagggagtatatactactATACAGAAGTAGAATCCATGTTCTACTGACTTTTTTTTACCAATTTCTAATACATCTCTTAGAATCAAAATGTAACATTCATTAGTTTTATGGAACAGTAAACCCTAATTTATATCCGCGCAATAGAAGTACATTTCGGcacaaaaaatcaaaataaatgaatacagtATTATATTGACAATAACAGCAGGGTTTTCAGTCACGAGACGCATCAGCAGCTACAACTCAAAGGGGATAGCCGAGAccaccggcggcggcggcattTCCAGATTGAATTCACAGCTGAGCTTCACCGGAAAAGAATCACTCTCTCGCATCTCGGAATTAGAAGCTGCTGAGGCCGCCGCCATGGACAACCACCACCAGAAGAAGTCGTACGCCACCACCAGCGGCGGAGGCGGCGCCTTTGGAATGTGGGAAGCAAATAGTAATAATCCTATAATGTTTTCAGTCGCGCAGCCGAATCGAGGCAAGCACGTCGCCGACAGTCTTGACGAATCTCAGGTGTGTATTTCGCaacatactccatccgtttagttccatttttttttattttggtctgtccattaaaattacctttacttttatttatagaaaCTTTGTTCCACCACTATATCTCTTATGTTACACATATTATATGTTTCTCCTTCGTACTTTACCATTCgtgcattaaaatttatatcgtctaaaaaatgataatttttttttgaccGAGAGAGtatctctatttattttattcgttACTTTCTCTTGATATTGGTCATTATATATGAGATTCAATTTACAAATATTGTTGCATTGACTCTGCGATTGTAGTTTCAGTTTAGCATTTCGCAAACAGCACAAGACATGGAGAAGTTGATCAACAACATACCACAGGATTCTGTTACGTGCAAGATTCGAGCTAAGCGTGGCTTTGCTACTCATCCTCGTAGCATTGCAGAACgggtattttttatttattctcttttaatTCCTCCATATTTTAGATATGCATATAATTAGAACTTCAAGTTTTCATCGTGCATGGGGTATGCTGCATGCATAGTTGCATAGAGCGAAATGTTAGATTTCTCTGGAGTCAAGTACGATCTCATTCATTTAAGCATATTAGATACGTGAAAGAGAGACCAACTAAACTCTAGTGAGGTTCCATCGTGAATAGGAGGTCTACTAAACTCTAGTGAGGTTCCATCGTGAATAGGAGGTCTGTCATGGATAGGGGACCGACTAAATCCTAGTGAGGATCCGTTATAAATTAATTGGTGGTAGGAGGAGTCACTCACCAACTATGCGAGATACTTTGCGTGTGAATATATCAACAGCACTGGTCTCACATATGAGACCTTCATATTTGTTAATATTTGAATATGATCACTCATGCCGCGTCATATTTGATGGCCCATTCAGCTTGATCATGGTCTACTCTAATACTAGTATGTTATATTGTGAGTTATTCGTATGTGTTAGCATGATCACGCATGCTCCGTCACCTCTGAGGCTCTAACGGCACATTCAGCCCGAGCATGGAGTGTTCTCTAGTACTAGATTTTCATTGAAGTGTACTTCATACTTGAAGTTGAGACTAACCAAACCATAGTTATGATCTGAAACCAATTGGTGAAAGAAGAAGTGACTCATTAGGTatttagattaatttattttactttaaattTTCGATGTATAACAACTAATATGTGAATATCTCAACACGCCAGATCAAAGGATCTATGGAATATGATCCGAAATATGTTCATTAGTTATGATTTAGAGTTGATAGCATATATATGTAAGTATATATAGGGATACATAGTCATGCATGAGTTCAAATAATGCCTTTAGGTGTCTTAGGAAATACTATGACAATGTTTCAATTCCTATGAAGTAGTTTTCGTGTATTATGTAGGAGAGAAGGACACGAATCAGCGGCAAGTTGAGGAAATTACAAGATCTTGTTCCAAACATGGATAAGGTTGAACCTCTCTCTCATTCTttcagtgtgtgtgtgtgtgtttcttgttcttggtgttttacatgtatatatatatacgttGGCTGCAGCAAACCAGCTACGCCGACATGCTGGATCTAGCAGTGCAACACATCAAAACCCTTCAAGATCAGGTTGAGGTCAGTATAAATGTCCCAAAATCAATTCAATAAATTGCTGAAAACTTTACTATAGTTGTGTTCACATTTCCACCCTTCTAAAATAagaataatagtactattaattagtacATTACATGAATGTTTTGTTTCTTACAGTTGTTAATTCAACATAAAACCATCTGTtcaaatatcataaattaatttCTGTGATAATTTTCCAGAAATTGAACCATGATCTTGATAACTGCTCATGCGGGTGCAAGAAGACGCGGGACAACTAGCTAGCACGATGAATGAAGACAAAGAAACGTAAGAAGATCTGTAAATACAGAAGCAACTCATCATCTAAAGCTATAGCTATGAGGAAATCTCTATGTGATCTTTGCTTCTGAGTTTTGGGGAATTTATGTAAATTTCTTAATCTAGTTTTCACTTAAGAATTCTAACTCTTGTTCATTAACAAactttttcattatttaaaattttcgatTTGGTTGGTATGAGATTTTTAGAGGGAATGACTCGATCTTGTTGTTTACTGTCTACTGAGGTTTTGGTCTTAAGTATTCGTTTGagttatgtattttttaataaatgtggAGTAGTATTAATATTGACTGATATCTTGGTATATTATTTGCCTCGCTTTATTTAGGCATCTATAGTTGGAATTACTAcgtcttttttttgtttttaagatttgaAGAGATTTTTATGTTCTTTTTTTAATACTGcaattattttctttctattttttaattctattaatcTTATATATTGacactcattttttttaaacaattcatttaaaatgataaaatagataataaaaatcaattaaattcaattcaaattacTCATTCCAAACATAAATATCAAAGTAAAATTCTGGGATTTTCAACTACGATACATATATACACCTTAAAATTAGTTGAGACTatgtatataataaatataattaaatatctatctatttaaaaaaaaaaaagatgtcaACCTCACTAATATTTTCCCATCACTatgtaaataaaatcataaataaatggaattcaaaacatataaaaatatattagtgACCAAAATTTTTAAACTTCACAGGTTATTGATATACTATTATTGATCTTATTCAAGCTTGTAACTcttatattaatttcatataaaaaagtttcacaaaatattaatttttttatctttattaaatactccctacgtccctaaaaagtatgaattattttctttttagttcgtccctgaaaaatatgaacattctaattttgaaaattcttttttctctaatgagatgagactcattttctcactaacaatactttataaACATTTTTCTATCTAGCTATGTAACATCCTTGACCAAAGtatatatcttattttatatttttatatattattttttccttAAAATGACACAACATTTATATGCAATGGCAACAAATAATTTTTGATAATTTAGTATAATTAAACTAAGTACATGCAAAATATAAATGTGTATGTTAATTTAGAAAGGTAATGAATATGCATACACTTATGTTGTAATGTACATGTCCGGGACTTTTGTCCAATATTTTAATACGATAcgtatttatatatgtgtagtttattttattatagtgTATATATATTAACTTGTTATGTAATAGGACACTTATTCAAGTTGATATATATATGAATTGGAATTTGGACACGTGTAAAAAAAGGAAGGAGATGGCACGTCTCATGCAATTGACGTGTTTAGTATATAGGTTAGGATGAATAAGTTTATGTTATGGATAgtaatataaaaagaaaagaaaatgataataaatagatGGAGGAATATTAGAGAAGAAGTAGGAAAAAAAATATGGTGGAGGGAGCGAAAGAAACGAGTTCGGcaaagaaaggaaaaggaagAAGGTTCGAGAGTAAGCAAAGCAAAATAAACTTGGAATTTATGGGTTGCAGAATGGGAAGAGGAATTTGAAGTCCAGTTAAATTATCTATCTTAATTATCAGCTTAATTATTAGgtaggtgtgtataaatcacacactttaaattttacatattttatgtgattgattgatatgTGTTAAATTAGAgtgaatatttgaattatatgatgTGAGCCTGAAAtggttatgtgttatttgatattaATGGTGTAGTACGATGTGGATATGTGATTTGTATAATGGATATGTTTATCTATAATATTGGAGTTAATTGATGGTATATATGGATATGTAATTGGTGCAATTGTTATGATTGATGTATGGTATTGGAATCATTCGAATCATGGGATTAAAAAGGATATGTGACGGTCTTGCTCTAGATCTGATATACAATGCAATGGACCTACGGATCGTATACAATGATAATAGACCTACGGATCAAAGCAAAAGAGCAGAGAGTGGCCTTCATGGAAATGTCAATACAAATAGCAAAGAAGGGCATTCGTGGAAAGGTCAATACAAAGAGGGGCATTCGTAGAAATATCAAATATCAAAGAGGGACTTTCGTAGAaagatcaaataaataaaaaggacCTACGGGTCCTATACAATGAAAATCTCTGGCAGATGCCAGACTTGATCTgtcacataataataataataataataataataataataataataataataataataataataataataataataataataagaagaagaagaagaagaagaagaagaagaaacaaaGAGGCGTAttcatatgaatatgaaattgtTTATGCTATATGTTGTATAAATgtgtataattatatatattattttgtaagaaaatgaagaaagagtaaagCAAGAGacaagaaaaagtagagatgggGTTAGTTTCTACTTTAggaaatgatttttttatgggacaaagagaatattaataaattataaatgtaTACGTTAGAGAGGTTGGGGTGTGACAAGCTATCgctcttacttttccaattatgcgttaaaactcgtgccgaaaaaatattcatacttttaagagatggatgaagtatgttttaaatttataaatatatatttgtacaatattttaaaattactaTTGACAATGTCAATAAAAGTTTATGATAAATCCCCATATTTTCCCCCCACGGGACACCAACAATTTTGTTGTTCACATGAAAATTTTGATCTATAAATTTGAagtattaataaatttaactaAATTTGTAGTACCAAACATTATTGAAGTACACATGACAAATTGAATTATAATCTAAAGCAATAAATTTAAGCCACATGCATGACATGTACCTTTTTGGATCAATAGCAAATCACAAACACAATACTTTGGTAAAACATAATCAAGAATAGTATTTCAGAACAAAGTAAGTCGCTTTTTGGCAGAGTTTGAGTTTTCATAATAATCACTTTATTTCAaactttattattatatattattgtACATGAAAACCGTCATGATGATAGATGTCGACCGTTAAGCAATTATATGCATGggtattaattaattgataataTGGCTTTTGATAGACAAATTTACGTTGCATTATTGATTAGGATATTATTTTAGAAATACCCTCAAAATATTGATATGTATTCGTCACaaatgttttaaaatattactacaattttattatatatttaaacaattaattatGTTAATTTGGTACAGCAATTAATTATGTTAATTTGGTACAGGTGATTAGAGTgtatatatagatttaatatccATGGATCATCTTGTAGGGCTTATAAtatcataatccaaaattaagacTAAATCTACCTCCTTGGATTTTGAAATAAGAAAATTAAGACTAAATCTACACCCTTGGATTCTGAAAtaagtggatgagattaaagctcacaaattacaataaacagtagacaaaatatcaacaaaaacggtaatatcgtcattataTTATCATATGACAATTTTCGTgagtgtttttttatatcaacatagtgtattataAATATCATCTATATCAcatgagaatatcaacacaagtataataaaatattaacacagttttattaatattttacctgcactttattgagattttacatacaCTGTATTGagttttttttgtatttgttgataaaatctggttatcaacatgtacgaaaattgaaatataatttatcaaatttcatcacccgaacattgtcgaaacatatgcaattgagatctcgttggaatccttatataattatctttaatttgatatattatttgcgaaaaaataatttaaatcgagaaagttacataaatttaaagttt
This sequence is a window from Salvia splendens isolate huo1 chromosome 5, SspV2, whole genome shotgun sequence. Protein-coding genes within it:
- the LOC121802549 gene encoding transcription factor bHLH128-like isoform X1, translating into MHPSSASSSSMSSGVANNGGGLMRYGSAPGSLLTAAADSVVGPPTREFSALGPGPARYFHHDASDSAAMQRRGEEEHGAANTTIGLQPSYGFGGGGGGPSSTALLRQSSSPAGFLNHLATAAGDRNAGFSVTRRISSYNSKGIAETTGGGGISRLNSQLSFTGKESLSRISELEAAEAAAMDNHHQKKSYATTSGGGGAFGMWEANSNNPIMFSVAQPNRGKHVADSLDESQFQFSISQTAQDMEKLINNIPQDSVTCKIRAKRGFATHPRSIAERERRTRISGKLRKLQDLVPNMDKQTSYADMLDLAVQHIKTLQDQVEKLNHDLDNCSCGCKKTRDN
- the LOC121802549 gene encoding transcription factor bHLH128-like isoform X3, with the protein product MHPSSASSSSMSSGVANNGGGLMRYGSAPGSLLTAAADSVVGPPTREFSALGPGPARYFHHDASDSAAMQRRGEEEHGAANTTIGLQPSYGFGGGGGGPSSTALLRQSSSPAGFLNHLATAAGDRNAGFSVTRRISSYNSKGIAETTGGGGISRLNSQLSFTGKESLSRISELEAAEAAAMDNHHQKKSYATTSGGGGAFGMWEANSNNPIMFSVAQPNRGKHVADSLDESQFSISQTAQDMEKLINNIPQDSVTCKIRAKRGFATHPRSIAERERRTRISGKLRKLQDLVPNMDKQTSYADMLDLAVQHIKTLQDQVEKLNHDLDNCSCGCKKTRDN
- the LOC121802549 gene encoding transcription factor bHLH128-like isoform X2 encodes the protein MHPSSASSSSMSSGVANNGGGLMRYGSAPGSLLTAAADSVVGPPTREFSALGPGPARYFHHDASDSAAMQRRGEEEHGAANTTIGLQPSYGFGGGGGGPSSTALLRQSSSPAGFLNHLATAAGDRNGFSVTRRISSYNSKGIAETTGGGGISRLNSQLSFTGKESLSRISELEAAEAAAMDNHHQKKSYATTSGGGGAFGMWEANSNNPIMFSVAQPNRGKHVADSLDESQFQFSISQTAQDMEKLINNIPQDSVTCKIRAKRGFATHPRSIAERERRTRISGKLRKLQDLVPNMDKQTSYADMLDLAVQHIKTLQDQVEKLNHDLDNCSCGCKKTRDN
- the LOC121802549 gene encoding transcription factor bHLH128-like isoform X4, whose product is MHPSSASSSSMSSGVANNGGGLMRYGSAPGSLLTAAADSVVGPPTREFSALGPGPARYFHHDASDSAAMQRRGEEEHGAANTTIGLQPSYGFGGGGGGPSSTALLRQSSSPAGFLNHLATAAGDRNVTRRISSYNSKGIAETTGGGGISRLNSQLSFTGKESLSRISELEAAEAAAMDNHHQKKSYATTSGGGGAFGMWEANSNNPIMFSVAQPNRGKHVADSLDESQFQFSISQTAQDMEKLINNIPQDSVTCKIRAKRGFATHPRSIAERERRTRISGKLRKLQDLVPNMDKQTSYADMLDLAVQHIKTLQDQVEKLNHDLDNCSCGCKKTRDN